GGACACGTCGCCGCTGACGCCGCCGTCGCCGCCGGCGCCACCGTAGGCGGACTTGAAGCCGCCATAGGCATGGCCGCCGGTCCCGCCCGTCCCGCCCTGGCTCTTGCCGTAGATGACGGCGAGCGGAAGGCTGTCCGGCTGCGTCGTCTTCAGGATTCCGCCGCCAAGGAGGTTGATGGTGACGTCGCCGCCGGCGCCGCCGGTCCCGCCGAGGCCGCCGTGCCCTTCGCCCGTGTTCGAGTCGCCCTCGCCGCCGTTGCCGCCCGTGCCGCCGGTCGAGATCGCGGCGATCACCGGCTGCGTGCCGGCGACGATGTTGATCACGTTGCCGGCCTGGATGTCCAGCGTGACGGTGCCGCCGTCGCCGCCGGTTCCGCCGTCGCCGCCGTAGGCGTCGTGGAAGCCGGTGTTGTGGCCCTCGCTGCCGTTGCCGCCCGAGCCGCCCGTGGACGTGACGTCGATGCCCTGCAGGTCCCCGACTCCGGACGCCTGGAAGGCGTAGGCCGGCGCATCCTCGGCGCTGACCTCGTGGACCGTGAAGGTCATGTTGGTGGCGGTGGTCGCGGCGCCGCCGTCCGTGCCGTGCGTGGTGTGGGACGAGCTCTTCACCTCCTTGGGGGAGTTGCCCGCGCCACTGGTTCCCTCGAGCAAGGCGATGCCCTGGGGGTTGTCGATGCCGTAGCCCTGGTCGAACGTCATATCGACGGTCAGGTCGCCGATGCTGCCTTGGTCCGGATCCGACATCTCGATCCATTCGAGCGCCACGAAGCTGTCCTGCGTGGCCGGGATCGGACCGGTGACGTTCTGGTAGACGATCGACGACACGCCGATGCCATCGGCCACGACCTCGTCCTGGGTGGGGATGTCGTTCCCCTCGCAGGTCAGCGTGTTGCCCGAGACCGAGCAACCCGCCCACGCCGGGGCCGGGACCCCCATCGGAACGATGGCGAGGAGGACACCCGCGAGCGCCGTCGTCGAGAGCAACGCCCGCGACCCGGACCGGTCACGGTCGACGGGCCGGAGCGAGGGGGTCGGGCCGAGCCCGGATCGGGTGGACATGAAGGATGCCTCGGATCGAAAAGCGGTCGCCTGGCGCTCGCCTCCCGACAATCCCGAAGTGACGACGGCCCGTTCGTGGATTTCTTCTTTCCACGAACAGTAAAATTGCCATCGAATTCAGGAACGTCACGATGCGACGCGCTCTCGAGGCAATGTCCACAATTCTGTCTCAAAGATCTCCAGTTATTACATATGAACGACCGGAATCGTACGATGTGAGATGGAATTGCAACACAGCACTATAAGGCATGCGCCGACGACCTCCCGTCCACTTGACCCCGCGCACTCGTGAACCATGCCGGTTCCGGCCGGAAAAACCTTGTCATCGGCGGGACTTATGACCGGATGAACCGCGAGGCGTGGCAGGAATGCACCGACCGCGACGCGAATGACGTCCGCGCGCACGCCGCCCGTTCACAGTGTCCATAGGAATTGCTACCAGAAATTGGCCTGTGGAAACTGTGCGCTAGGGACGGCAACCCACCCCACCATCGCCCGGCGACGCACGAACACCTTGGAGACGGCAGGATGCGCCTCACCGCGACACGATGGGCAGAGGCGCTCGGCTTCGGAGCGTCCCGCTCGCCCGCCCGCACGGCGGCGCCCCGCAGGAGCGGGCTGCGTGTCGCCTGGGTGGTGACGGCGAGCCTCGCCCTGTCGGCGTGCGGCGGGCAGATCGAGGGGGCGCTGACCCCGGTCCCCGACGCGGTCGGCGTCGGCTCCATCGTCGACATCCTGGTGGCGACGACGCGCGAGCCGACGGCCGATCAGGCGAGCCTCTTCACCGGCGAGCGCGGCCCGCGCCTCGCGTTCGTCGACATCGCCGTGTCGATCCCGCCGGACAATGCGCGCACCGTCGGCGAGGTGCAGCGGGCGAAGTCCGCGACCGGCGATCCGAAGCGCGACTTCGTCGTTGTCTCCACGCAACACCTCGAGCTGCAACAGGCCATCGACACCTTCAACGGCCGCGTGAAGTCCGTCCCGGGGCGCCGCGTGATGGTGTTCGTGCACGGGTACAACAACCGTTTCGACGACGCCGTCTTCCGGCTGGCCCAGATCGTCCACGACAGCGACGCCGAGGTGGTGCCGCTCCTCTTCACCTGGCCGTCGCGCGGCAGCCTCCTCGCCTACGGCTACGACCGCGAGAGCGCCAACTACTCGCGCACCGAACTCGAGACGGTGCTTCGCGCGCTGGCGCGGGACAAGACGGTCGCCGAGGTGAATATCCTCGCCCACTCCATGGGCAACTGGCTGACGATGGAGGCGCTGCGGCAGATGGCGATCCGCGACGGCAGCATCAGCCCGAAGATCACCACGGTGATGCTCGCCGCGCCCGACGTCGACGTCGACGTGTTCCGTGAGCAGATGCGCGACATCGGTCCCGATCGGCCGGACATGGTGCTGTTCGTGTCGGGCGACGACCGGGCCCTCGCGGTCTCCCGGCGGCTCTGGCAGAGCTCGGCGCGGCTCGGCTCCATCGACCCCTCGCAGGAACCCTACCGCACCGAGATCGAGAACACCGGTCTCACCGTCATCGACCTCACCAAGGTGGAGTCGGGCGACCGCCTTCATCACGGCAAGTTCGCCCAGAGCCCGGAGGTCGTGCGCCTCATCGGTACCCGGCTGATGGAAGGGCAGACACTGACCGACCAGCACGCGAGCTTCGGCGACCGGGTGATCCAGCTCTCAACCGGCGTCGCCACCGCGGCCGGCACGGCGGTCGGCATGGCCGTCTCCGCGCCCGTCGCCGTCGTCGACCCGAGCACGCGGCGCACCTTCAACGACACGCTCGAGGCGACCCTCGCCTCCTCGCCTCCGATGGTGGAGGAGGACAAGCCCGTCGTGGAAGGTTCCACCAGCCAGTAGCCCCGGCCGGCGGCGCACCCGCACCCGCCCCGCGGCCAGCGACTTGATCCCCGACAGGAACGGCCGCGCGCCGCCACGACTGCGGCTGCGCGCGCCCGACCCGCTGCGCATTGACAACCAATAACCAGACGGTTATCGGTTTGACCCATAGCCAACGGGTTATGCATCAAGATGGCCAATCCGCAGGACGCGCTCTTCAAGAGCCTCGCCGACCCGACCCGGCGGGCCATCTTCGAACACCTGTGCCGCGACGGCGAGCAGACGGTCGCGGCACTGACCGCCGCCGCGGGCGTGTCGCAGCCGGCGGTCTCCAAGCACCTCGGCGTGCTGCGGCGGGCCGGCCTCGTCACCGACCGGCACGAAGGCCGGCAGACGCACTACAGCGCGCAGATCAAGGCGCTCGCCCCGCTCGCCGACTGGACGAGCGCGATGACCGGGTTCTGGGAGAGCCGGTTCGACGACCTCGACGATCTGCTGAAAAGGATGGACCAATGACCGATACGTCGACCGAAACACTCTCCGTCGTGGTCGAGCGCGAGTTCCCGCATGCGCCCGAGAAGATCTGGCGCGCGCTCACGCAGCCGCACCTCATCGAAGAATGGCTGATGAAGACCGACTTCGCCCCCGTCGTCGGCCACCGCTTCGACATGCGCGCGGAATGGGGCGCGGTCGGCTGCGAGGTGCTGGAGATCGAGCCGCAGCGGGCGCTCGCCTACTCATGGGTCGCCCACGGCCTCGACAGCGTGGTGACCTGGACCCTCACGCCGACCACGGGCGGCACCCGGCTGCGGATGGAGCAGACCGGCTTCCGCCGCGACCAGCGGCAGGCTTACGGTGGGGCCAAGGCCGGCTGGCCGCGCTTCCTCGACAAGCTCGAGGACGTCCTGGCGGGGCTCGACTGAGCCGGGCCGATCCGGCCCGCAACGACATGGCGCGCAGCGGCGGACCCGCACCGCGCGCCCGAAGGGAGGAGCACGACATGGCCAAGACCGATCAGATGGCCGACACGTCGCCTTCGAGGCTGATCGACGAGCGGATCGCATCGCTCTGCGACTGGCGCGGCGACATGCTGGCCCGGCTGCGCGCGGTGATCCACCGCGCCGAGCCCGAGGTCGTCGAGGAGTGGAAATGGCGCGGCGTGCCGGTCTGGTACCGCAACGGCATGATCTGCACGGGCGAGACCTACAAGAACGCCGTCAAGATGACGTTCGCGAAGGGCGCGGCGCTGGACGACCCGTCCGG
Above is a genomic segment from Acuticoccus sediminis containing:
- a CDS encoding DUF1801 domain-containing protein; the protein is MAKTDQMADTSPSRLIDERIASLCDWRGDMLARLRAVIHRAEPEVVEEWKWRGVPVWYRNGMICTGETYKNAVKMTFAKGAALDDPSGLFNASLEGNTRRAIDFHEGDGVDEEALAALIRSAVALNSTKRR
- a CDS encoding SRPBCC family protein, which translates into the protein MTDTSTETLSVVVEREFPHAPEKIWRALTQPHLIEEWLMKTDFAPVVGHRFDMRAEWGAVGCEVLEIEPQRALAYSWVAHGLDSVVTWTLTPTTGGTRLRMEQTGFRRDQRQAYGGAKAGWPRFLDKLEDVLAGLD
- a CDS encoding alpha/beta hydrolase; the protein is MRLTATRWAEALGFGASRSPARTAAPRRSGLRVAWVVTASLALSACGGQIEGALTPVPDAVGVGSIVDILVATTREPTADQASLFTGERGPRLAFVDIAVSIPPDNARTVGEVQRAKSATGDPKRDFVVVSTQHLELQQAIDTFNGRVKSVPGRRVMVFVHGYNNRFDDAVFRLAQIVHDSDAEVVPLLFTWPSRGSLLAYGYDRESANYSRTELETVLRALARDKTVAEVNILAHSMGNWLTMEALRQMAIRDGSISPKITTVMLAAPDVDVDVFREQMRDIGPDRPDMVLFVSGDDRALAVSRRLWQSSARLGSIDPSQEPYRTEIENTGLTVIDLTKVESGDRLHHGKFAQSPEVVRLIGTRLMEGQTLTDQHASFGDRVIQLSTGVATAAGTAVGMAVSAPVAVVDPSTRRTFNDTLEATLASSPPMVEEDKPVVEGSTSQ
- a CDS encoding ArsR/SmtB family transcription factor, producing the protein MANPQDALFKSLADPTRRAIFEHLCRDGEQTVAALTAAAGVSQPAVSKHLGVLRRAGLVTDRHEGRQTHYSAQIKALAPLADWTSAMTGFWESRFDDLDDLLKRMDQ